In Pseudomonas sp. LRP2-20, the genomic window ACGTTGATGATGTCGGCGCGCACGCGGCCATCGCGGGTCCACGGCGTGGTCATGTAGTGCAACCACAACTGGCGACCGATCACCACGGCAGCGGCCAGCACCAGCAGGGTGGCGATCAGGCTGAAGAACTTTTTCATCGAAGGTTTCTCACCAGTAGAGCGACAGCGCCAGGGCGCCGAACAGGCAGACGAACAGGCTCAGGCGCAGCAGCGCCGGGTGCCAGAAGAAGCGGTAGCCATCATGGCTGGCGATGAACCGGTCCAGGCCCCAGGCCAGGCCCAGGGCGAACAGGAACATCAGGGTCATGGTGGGCATGTACACGCCATGGAAGGCGATCTCACGGGGCATGCTTTCACGGAGCATCGTGCAATCCTTTCGCCGGTGCCAGCGGCGACTGTGGGTCCAATAGGGATGAACGGATGAAGTGCAGGTAGCTCTGGACACGGCGCAGCACCGAGGTGTCGAAGTGCCGGGCGAACGGTTCGTCAGTGGCCTGCACGCGCGCGATGGCGTGGTCCACCGCGACCAGGGCGCGTTCGTGGTTGCTGGCGCTGGGCTGCAGGAACAGACGGGCCAGGGCACGGCCCATGACACGAATGGCCTGGCGCCACGGCTGCGACTCGGCGTAGGCCGGGTGGACCGGCGCGCGGGCCTGCTCCTTGCGCAGTTCGATGATGGCGTGGCCGATCTCCAGCACGGTGAACATCCAGCCCATCAGCTGGCTCTGTACCTGCGGCTTGCCGGCAGCCAGGCCATAGGCCTGGTGCAACAGGTCGCGGGTGCGGCTTTCGAAGGCCGAACCGAGGCCGCGCAGGCGGCCGCTGATGGCGAACAGCACCTGCCCGCGCAGCTCCTGCTCCAGGCGGCTCCACAGCCAACGGCTGTTCGGCGGCAGGATGATCGCCCCGGCTGCGGCGCAGACGAACATGCCGATGACCATGCCGATGTAGTCGTTAATGAAGCTGTAGGGGTCGTAGACGGTCAGGTTGTTCGGCACCGAGCCGATGGCGAAGAACACCAGCAGGCCGATGCCGTAACCGGCGTAGGCTGGCCGCGACGACAGGAAGGCACCGAGCACGAACACCGGCGCCAGGACCATGCACAGCAGCGGGAAACCGTCGATCCAGGGGAACACGAAGAAGGTTTCGAAAAAGCCGATGAAGGCACCGATCGCCGTACCACAGGCCATCTGGAACGACATGCGCTTGGGGTTCGGCGAAGCGGCCGAGAGGCCCACGGTGACGGTGGCGATCAGGGTCATCATGGCACCGCTGGGCCAGTCGCTCATCAGCCAGTAGCTGCCCAGCAGCAACAGCACCGCCGACGCCCGCACACCGGCGGCCAGCGACACCAGCCAGCTGGTCTGCGCCACATAGGGCTCATCCCACTGCTCGCGCTCGTGCTTGTGCGCGGCCAGCGAGGCGTGGGTTTCGGCGTAGCTGTACATCTCGTCGACGAAACGGTAGAGCAACTCGAACGCAGTGTGGAAATCGAGCAGGTCGGATTCGCTGGGCTGGGTTGCCAGGTAGTCGGCGCGCAGGCTACGCACCTGCGCCTGCAGGCCTTCCTTGTAGGCCGCCAGTTCCAGGGTCAGGCGCAGCGCATCGGCGTCGGTCAGCGCCCGGCCCACATAGGGCTGCAGCAGCTCCACCAAAGTGTCCAGGCCTGGCTCGATGGCGCTGACGATCTGCAGCGGACCGCGGGCGCGCAGGCGCTCCAGCAAGCGGTGCAAGGCGTTGAAGCGCGTGGTGATGGCCATGAACTCGCTGTTCATGCGCACCAGGCGGCCAGAGCGGCGACGCATGTGCGGGTCTTCGAAGGCAGTGACGTTACGCAGGCTCTCCAGCCCCACCGCCTCGGCGACGAAGCGCACGTTGCTGGTCTCGAAGCGGTCGCGCTGGCTATCGCCGCGCAAGGCTTCCACCACTACCCCGGCGAATACGCCGAAGCGCTGGTACAGGGCATTGCGCATGGCGGCACTGGCCGACTGCGGCAGGATCGCGGCGCTGACGAAGGTCGACACCAGGATGCCCAGGGCAATTTCAAGGACCCGCCACACGGCCGCCATGAACGCCTGGTCCGGGTGCTGCAGCACGGGCAGGCCGATCATCGCCGCGGTGTAGCCGGCGAGGACGAAGCCATAGGCGCGGAAGGTGCGGTAGCGCATGGCACCGGCCGAGCACAGGCCAACCCACACTGCAAGGCTGGGCAGGAACAGTTCGGTGTTCTGCGGGAAGATGGCGATCAGCGCGACCATCATCGCCGAGCCGGCCAAGGTACCGAGCACCCGGTAGAAGCTCTTGGCGAACACATGGCCGCTCTGCGGCTGCATGACGATGAACACGGTGATCATCGCCGTACGCGGTTGCGGCAGCTCCAGGCGCATGGCCAGCCACAGGGTAATGAACGCTGCCGCCAGCACCTTGAAGATGTAGACCCAGGTCACCCCGTCGGTGCGCGCCCAGGCAAAGAAGCCCCGGCGCCATTCGAGGCTCTGCAGCCAGCGCATGGGCAAACTGGAAGTGCTCATTCGGCGTTATCCGGCTTCTTGTCGAAAATGGCCAGGGTGGCGGGGGTTTCAGGCGCTGCCTGGCGTTCTTCCTTCGGCACGTCCTGGCCGGCCTGCAAGCCACCGCCCAGGGCGGTGACCAGTTCGGCATGGGCAATCAGGCGCGCAGCTTGCACCTGCTGCTGCACCTGCTGCTGGCGGAACAGCAAGGTCTGCGCATTGAGCACGTTGAGGTAGTCGGTCAGGCCGCGCTGGAAGGCCACCGTGGCGATGTCGTAGGTTTTCTGCGCAGCGGCCACCGACTCGGCGGCGAAGTGCGACTGCTCCTTCATCGATTCACGGCGGATCAGCTGGTCGGAAATGTTCTTCAGCGCACCGACAACGGTCTGGTTGTAGCGCGCCACGGCCACGTCATAACCCGCCGAGGCCACGCCCAACTGCGAGCGCAGGCGGCCACCGTCGAAGATCGGCAGGCTGATCGCCGGGCCGACGTTGTAGTTGAACTTGCGTCCGGTCAGGAATTCCAGCGGGCCACCACCGGTGGCCATGAAGCCGAGGCTGCCGACCAGGTCGACGTTGGGAAAGAAACCGGCGTGGGCGACATCGATGCCACGGGCCTGTGCGGCGACCTGCCAGCGGCTGGCGACCACGTCCGGGCGCTGACCGACCAGCTCGGCAGGCAGGTTCGAAGGCAGTTTCAGAGGGGCCGCAAGGGCCAGGGTCGGCCGTTGCAACTGCGCGCCCTCCCCTGGGCCTTTGCCCGCCAGCGCCGCCAGCTGGTTGCGGGTCAGGGCGATTTCTTCGTCGAGGCTATCGAGCTGGCGATGGGTTTCGGGCAGCGGTGCCTCGGCCTGGCTGACCTCGAAATGGGTGCCGATGCCACCGTCCAGACGGCGCTTGGCCAGGGCCAGGATCTGCTCCTGCTGTTCGAGCTCGGCCTTGACGATGTCGTGCTGGGCGAAATGCAGGCTCAGCTGAATGTAGGCGCGCACCACGTTGTTCTGCAGCTCCAGCTGCGCCTGGCGGGCCTCGGCCACGCTCATGTGGGCCTGGTCCACCGCCTGCTCGCTGGCGTTGCGCTCACGCCCCCACAGGTCCAGCGCGTAGCTGAAGCCGAGGGCGGCGTTGTTGTCCCAGGTGTTGGCACCCGACAGCGCGCCAGGGCCGTAGAACTGATCCTCAGGCCAGTTATGCCGTTTGAGCGTGGCATCACCATTGACCTGGAGCTTTTCCGCCGACTCGACCACACCCGCCATGGCCTTGGCTTCACGCACACGCGCCGCCGCCATGGCCAGGCTTGGGCTGCCGGCCACGGCCAGGTCGATCCAGCGGTCGAGTTGTGGGTCGCCATAGGCATGCCACCAGCGCTGGTCAGGCCAGTGCGCGTCGCTGGCCGCTTCGCGAATGGCCGCGTCGGTGGTCAAGGTATTGGCTTGCAGGGTCTTGCTTTGCGGGGCGATACCCCAGGTTCCGATACAGCCGCTCAAGGTGAGACTAAGGGCACAGGCACTGAACACTTGAAGTGTTCTGAGGATGCGACGCGGCACAGCTGCGATTTCCCGAGGAAGAGGTGGAGGGGCCGGGCAATTCTAGGGGGCCGCTGCACTGGCGATAAGCGCATATTCCTGCGAATCTTTGTTACCGAAACAGCGATAATCCGGCTTTGGTCGAACGCACATTCGCGTTACTTCGTGACACAATTTTGTCCTCTACCTTGAGAGTGACCCATGGACACCCTGCAAAACATGCGTGCTTTCAGTTGCGTAGCCCAGCTAGGCAGCTTTACCGCCGCCGCGGCGCAACTGGATACGACCACCGCGAACGTGTCGCGGGCGGTCTCCAACCTGGAAGCCCATCTGCAAACCCGGCTGCTCAACCGCACCACCCGGCGCATCGCCCTGACCGAGGCGGGCAAGCGTTACCTGATGCGCTGCGAACAGATCCTCACCTATGTCGAAGAAGCCGAAGCTGAAGCCAGCGACGCCCATGCCCGGCCTGCCGGCCAGTTGAAAGTGCATTCGATGACCGGGGTCGGCCAGCACTTCGTGGTCGATGCCATCGCCCGCTACCGCGAGTCGCACCCGGACGTGACCTTCGACCTGACCATGGCCAACCGCGTGCCGGACCTGCTCGACGAGGGCTACGACGTGTCCATCGTGCTGGCCACCGAGCTGCCGGACTCCGGTTTCGTCTCGCAACGCCTGGGCATCACCTACAGCATTGTCTGCGCCTCGCCCGAGTACGTGGCCAAGCACGGCTTTGCGCAAAAGCCGGTCGACCTGCTCAAGCATTCCTGCCTGCGCATGGTCAGCCCGGTGATCCCGCTGGAAAAATGGCTGTTCGACGGCCCGGAGGGCCAGGAGTTGGTGAACATCACCAGCTCGCCGTTCCAGGTCAACTCGGCGGATGCGATGAAAACCGCGATCCGCAGTGGCATGGGCATGGGCGTATTGCCGATCTACTCGGTGATCGATGGCTTGCGTGACGGCAGCCTGGTCCGGGTGATGCCGGAGTACCGGCTGCAGGAGCTGAACCTGTATGCCATCTACCCGTCGCGCCAGTACCTGGATGCCAAGATCAAGACCTGGGTCGAGTACCTGCGCAACTCGTTGCCGGAAATTCTGGCGGCCCATGAAGCCGACCTGAAAACCCACGAATTGCTGCTCGCCAACTGAAAAAAGCTGCTGCACGGCGGCGGTGGACAATGGTAGGTTGCTAACCAATCAACCCCAGCCACCGCCCTGAGAAGTTGCCCGATGAAAAAAACCGTCCTGGCCTTCAGCCGCATCACCCCGGCCATGGCCGAGCACCTGCAGCAAGACTTCAACGTGATCGTGCCGAACCCCAAGCTCGGCGACATCAGTGCCCAGTTCAACGAAGCGCTGCCCGAGGCCCACGGCCTGATCGGCGCCGGCCGCAAGCTGGGCCGCGCGCAACTCGAAGGCGCGGGCAAGCTCGAAGTGGTGTCCAGCGTCTCGGTCGGTTATGACAACTATGACCTCGACTATTTCAACGAGCGCGGCATCGCCCTGACCAACACCCCCGACGTGCTCACCGAAAGCACCGCCGACCTGGGTTTCTCGCTCATCATGGGCTGCGCCCGCCGCACCGCCGAGCTCGACGCCTGGACCAAGGCCGGCCACTGGCAAGCCACGGTCGCCCCGTCGCACTTCGGCAGCGATGTGCATGGCAAGACCCTGGGCATCGTCGGCCTGGGCAACATCGGCGCCGCCATTGCCCGGCGTGGCCGCTTCGGCTTCAACATGTCGATCCTGTATGCCGGCAACAGCCGCAAGACGGCGCTGGAGCAGGAACTGGGCGCCCAGTACCGCAGCCTCGAGCAACTGCTGGCGGAGTCCGACTTCGTCTGCCTGGTGGTGCCGCTGTCCGATGCCACGCGCAAGCTGATCGGCGCCGGTGAATTGAAGCTGATGAAACCGAGTGCGTTCCTGATCAACATCGCCCGCGGCCCGGTGGTCGACGAAGCGGCGCTGATCGAGGCGCTGCAGAACGGCACCCTGCGTGGCGCCGGCCTGGATGTTTACGAGAAAGAGCCCCTGAGCCAGTCGCCGCTGTTCCAGCTGCCCAATGCGCTGACCTTGCCGCACATCGGTTCGGCGACTGCCGAGACCCGCGAAGCCATGGCCAACCGGGCGATGGAAAACCTGCGGGCTGCGCTGCTCGGCGAGCGGCCGCGGGATCTGGTGAATCCGCAGGTATGGAAGGGCTGAGAGCCTCGTTGCCTGTGCCAGCCCTTCGCGCGTAAGGCGGATCGCTGCACCGCCGCTCCCACAGGGGAAGCCCGGCTGGTACAGGCTACCTGTTGCCTATCTGGCCATTGCCACAGGCGCTGCGACTTCGGGTTTGCGCTTGCGGAACACCAGCACATTCCCCGCCATCACCGCCACCAGGCCCAGCAGCGCCGGTGTCGTCCATTGGTAACCTTCGGCAAAAGCCGACACATTCAGCGCCACCAGCGGGAACAACACGGTGCAGTAGGCCGCCCGCTCCGGCCCCATGCGCCCGACCAGAGTCAGGTAGGCGGTGAAGCCGATTACCGAGCCGGGGATGACCAGGTACAGCAGCGAGCCGATGTAGCGGGTGTTCCATTCCATGGCGAAAGGGATGCCGCTGACCAGGCAATACAGCGCCAGCATCGAGGCGCCATAGACCATGCCCCAGGCATTGGTGGTCATGGGCTTGAGCCCGGTCTTCTGCTGCATGCTGGAAAGCATGTTGCCGGCCGAGAAGCACAGCGTGCCGAGCAAGGCCAGGCCCAGGCCGTAGAGGGTTTCGCGGCTGGCTGTGTGGTGCGAGAGCTCGGGCCAGAACAGCAGCCCCAGGCCGAGCAGGCCAAGCGCACCGCCAGCCAGGACATTGCTGGCGATCTTCTGGCCGAAGAAGATGCGGGCGTTGAGGGCATTCCACAAAGTCGCGGTCGAGAACACCACGGCGATCAGGCCACTGGCAACCCACTGACTGGCGGTGAGGAAGCACATGAAGTTGACACAGAACAGGCAAAAACCCTGTGCCACGCAGATCAGGTGGCCGCGCCGGTTCATCGGCTGCAGGCGGCGGGTGAGCAGGAGCATGGCGAACAGGATCAGGCCGGCCAGGGCGAAGCGATAGACGATCGACACCGGGATGTCGACCACGCCCAGTTGCAGTTTCAGGGCGATCCAGGTGGTCCCCCAGATCAGGACGGTGAGCAGGTACAGAAACAGGTTCATGGCGGCGGTTCCTTGGGCATGTCGATAGCGGTGCCTGGCTTTTCGCGGGCAAGCCCGCTCCCACAGGGATCACCAGTGTTCTGCCGATTGGCCTCTCCCTGCTTGCACAAACTTGCGCTTTTCCTGCCCGGGTAGCTGTCACCGGCATGCAGGCGCAGTACGATGAGCCGCAGAGGACTCACCATGACCCCACTCACCCAGTTGCAAGTGTTCAACGCCATGCACGCCTCGCCAAACGCCCGGCTGGAGCTGAGCGCGCACCTGGGCGACGGTCTGGCGGCAGCGTTGTGGAGCAACCGCGACGACGCCCGCGACTACCAGGCGCCGAGCCATCACACACTGTCGTGCTACATCGCCGATGGCACCGGCACCTTCCGCCGCCAGCGCCCGGCCGACAAGGGCGCGCCGGACAAGTTGTGCATCATGCCAGCGGGGCACGAGTCGAACTGGGTGGTGAACGGTGCGATTCGCCTGG contains:
- a CDS encoding DUF1656 domain-containing protein; translation: MPREIAFHGVYMPTMTLMFLFALGLAWGLDRFIASHDGYRFFWHPALLRLSLFVCLFGALALSLYW
- a CDS encoding FUSC family protein; its protein translation is MSTSSLPMRWLQSLEWRRGFFAWARTDGVTWVYIFKVLAAAFITLWLAMRLELPQPRTAMITVFIVMQPQSGHVFAKSFYRVLGTLAGSAMMVALIAIFPQNTELFLPSLAVWVGLCSAGAMRYRTFRAYGFVLAGYTAAMIGLPVLQHPDQAFMAAVWRVLEIALGILVSTFVSAAILPQSASAAMRNALYQRFGVFAGVVVEALRGDSQRDRFETSNVRFVAEAVGLESLRNVTAFEDPHMRRRSGRLVRMNSEFMAITTRFNALHRLLERLRARGPLQIVSAIEPGLDTLVELLQPYVGRALTDADALRLTLELAAYKEGLQAQVRSLRADYLATQPSESDLLDFHTAFELLYRFVDEMYSYAETHASLAAHKHEREQWDEPYVAQTSWLVSLAAGVRASAVLLLLGSYWLMSDWPSGAMMTLIATVTVGLSAASPNPKRMSFQMACGTAIGAFIGFFETFFVFPWIDGFPLLCMVLAPVFVLGAFLSSRPAYAGYGIGLLVFFAIGSVPNNLTVYDPYSFINDYIGMVIGMFVCAAAGAIILPPNSRWLWSRLEQELRGQVLFAISGRLRGLGSAFESRTRDLLHQAYGLAAGKPQVQSQLMGWMFTVLEIGHAIIELRKEQARAPVHPAYAESQPWRQAIRVMGRALARLFLQPSASNHERALVAVDHAIARVQATDEPFARHFDTSVLRRVQSYLHFIRSSLLDPQSPLAPAKGLHDAP
- a CDS encoding efflux transporter outer membrane subunit, which translates into the protein MPRRILRTLQVFSACALSLTLSGCIGTWGIAPQSKTLQANTLTTDAAIREAASDAHWPDQRWWHAYGDPQLDRWIDLAVAGSPSLAMAAARVREAKAMAGVVESAEKLQVNGDATLKRHNWPEDQFYGPGALSGANTWDNNAALGFSYALDLWGRERNASEQAVDQAHMSVAEARQAQLELQNNVVRAYIQLSLHFAQHDIVKAELEQQEQILALAKRRLDGGIGTHFEVSQAEAPLPETHRQLDSLDEEIALTRNQLAALAGKGPGEGAQLQRPTLALAAPLKLPSNLPAELVGQRPDVVASRWQVAAQARGIDVAHAGFFPNVDLVGSLGFMATGGGPLEFLTGRKFNYNVGPAISLPIFDGGRLRSQLGVASAGYDVAVARYNQTVVGALKNISDQLIRRESMKEQSHFAAESVAAAQKTYDIATVAFQRGLTDYLNVLNAQTLLFRQQQVQQQVQAARLIAHAELVTALGGGLQAGQDVPKEERQAAPETPATLAIFDKKPDNAE
- a CDS encoding LysR family transcriptional regulator — its product is MDTLQNMRAFSCVAQLGSFTAAAAQLDTTTANVSRAVSNLEAHLQTRLLNRTTRRIALTEAGKRYLMRCEQILTYVEEAEAEASDAHARPAGQLKVHSMTGVGQHFVVDAIARYRESHPDVTFDLTMANRVPDLLDEGYDVSIVLATELPDSGFVSQRLGITYSIVCASPEYVAKHGFAQKPVDLLKHSCLRMVSPVIPLEKWLFDGPEGQELVNITSSPFQVNSADAMKTAIRSGMGMGVLPIYSVIDGLRDGSLVRVMPEYRLQELNLYAIYPSRQYLDAKIKTWVEYLRNSLPEILAAHEADLKTHELLLAN
- a CDS encoding 2-hydroxyacid dehydrogenase, producing MKKTVLAFSRITPAMAEHLQQDFNVIVPNPKLGDISAQFNEALPEAHGLIGAGRKLGRAQLEGAGKLEVVSSVSVGYDNYDLDYFNERGIALTNTPDVLTESTADLGFSLIMGCARRTAELDAWTKAGHWQATVAPSHFGSDVHGKTLGIVGLGNIGAAIARRGRFGFNMSILYAGNSRKTALEQELGAQYRSLEQLLAESDFVCLVVPLSDATRKLIGAGELKLMKPSAFLINIARGPVVDEAALIEALQNGTLRGAGLDVYEKEPLSQSPLFQLPNALTLPHIGSATAETREAMANRAMENLRAALLGERPRDLVNPQVWKG
- a CDS encoding DMT family transporter — translated: MNLFLYLLTVLIWGTTWIALKLQLGVVDIPVSIVYRFALAGLILFAMLLLTRRLQPMNRRGHLICVAQGFCLFCVNFMCFLTASQWVASGLIAVVFSTATLWNALNARIFFGQKIASNVLAGGALGLLGLGLLFWPELSHHTASRETLYGLGLALLGTLCFSAGNMLSSMQQKTGLKPMTTNAWGMVYGASMLALYCLVSGIPFAMEWNTRYIGSLLYLVIPGSVIGFTAYLTLVGRMGPERAAYCTVLFPLVALNVSAFAEGYQWTTPALLGLVAVMAGNVLVFRKRKPEVAAPVAMAR